The genomic interval TAATTTAAATGGATCTCAACGACTTGATCTAGCTTTACAATGCGTAGTGCAAGTAGATAATTTTCATAAAGGATATTCAGCTATTTCTAAAAGGAAACGGATTCATAGAGATATAAAGGAAAGCAATTTTGTAATTAAGGAGGGAAAAATTACTTTAATAGACTTCGGAATAGCAACAAATATAAAAGATAGCAATGAAATATTTTATGGTCAATATTGCGGCACACCTGGTTATATAGCACCTGAAGTAGAACAATATCAAACTTCCGTTAAATCTGATATATATTCTTTAGGCGTTGTTCTAGAGCATGTAAATAAAGGAAATAAGAACGTAGCTTATCTTTATACTCTAATGCAGAGTGAAAATCCCCAACTAAGGCCTGATTTAAATTTAGTAAAAATCTTTCTACTTGTAGAATTAAATAATTCTGATGAAGTCTTTTATAACGAATTAAATCTTACTGCAGGACAAGCCAAAGCAGTAACTGTAGCGATGCTATGCTCAAAATCAGTAAAATTATATGAAGAAAGCTTAATTAATAACATTAAAAATAACCCTCTTTTATGTCAAGTACTCACAATTTGTTATGATTATTTAAAAGATAAAGACCTGTTTTCATATCATGGAAAAAAGGCAACAGAAAAATTTGTTTCCAACCTATTAACAAATCCCGCTCTGCGTACAGAAGAAAAAATCAAGGCAGAAATTGATAATTATTTATTCGGAAAAGGGGAGTATGGTACATGGTATGGTGGTGCTTCTAGCCATAAGGAAGGATCGAGAATTTCTTATATGCAAAAAGGCGGATTATTTGCTTTAAAGGGCCACGATGACAAAAAGCAATCATCAGAGCGCTCTGCAGACGAATTAAAAGAACCATATCTAGACGTAAAACCAGATAATTAATACTCTTCTAAATTCTAGCTGTAAGTGCAATCAATCTCCTATAACTATTTTTTTATTAATAGATAATTTGATAGAGAGCCATTCGTTTTTAATTCATAGTTTGTTATGTAGGAATTGGGTAGCCTTCTATTTTAGCAACCGCTTCTGACCACTATTTTTCATTCGCACTCGGTGGAAATTGTTTATCCCCGACTATAAAGAGATTTCATTGTGCTTCACTTAACTCAATGTCATATTTATAGGACATAAAAAGATTAGCACTTGCGACGATTCCTTTAGCAAAATCTGCAGGTTCCACCCGTCTTGATTTTTTATTAATAGTAATAGGGTGGCCATAAAAGGAAG from Legionella busanensis carries:
- a CDS encoding protein kinase domain-containing protein, whose amino-acid sequence is MLSLENVTPEEWEFAERYLKPASDGTKIKKTNWKRKYINPTTGVEVKLKHSFIKIEDNIYTMASGEYLGKGAFGKVKLVKNKDNKLFAIKISREINWDEAKISRDLGIEKARPIQIIGSFKNYHLMEYLGTSLSDFLSENNLNGSQRLDLALQCVVQVDNFHKGYSAISKRKRIHRDIKESNFVIKEGKITLIDFGIATNIKDSNEIFYGQYCGTPGYIAPEVEQYQTSVKSDIYSLGVVLEHVNKGNKNVAYLYTLMQSENPQLRPDLNLVKIFLLVELNNSDEVFYNELNLTAGQAKAVTVAMLCSKSVKLYEESLINNIKNNPLLCQVLTICYDYLKDKDLFSYHGKKATEKFVSNLLTNPALRTEEKIKAEIDNYLFGKGEYGTWYGGASSHKEGSRISYMQKGGLFALKGHDDKKQSSERSADELKEPYLDVKPDN
- a CDS encoding endonuclease, with translation MLRKIDKQFRQAEGEFYNLWPAVGFVNSVRFNFCYNMLENHTSFYGHPITINKKSRRVEPADFAKGIVASANLFMSYKYDIELSEAQ